A single Ziziphus jujuba cultivar Dongzao chromosome 11, ASM3175591v1 DNA region contains:
- the LOC107432547 gene encoding UBP1-associated protein 2C, with protein sequence MDLTKKRKMEENGAGDADPSVLKLTPEDARKIIERFTPDQLIEILQEAVAHHADVLEAVRSVADPDTSQRKLFIRGLGWDTTTEGLRALFSAYGELEEAVVILDKTTGKSKGYGFVTFRHVDGALLALKEPSKKIDGRMTVTQLAAAGNSGANTNSNAAVDVSLRKIYVANVPYDMPADKLLAHFSLYGEIEEGPLGFDKQTGKCRGYALFVYKTPEGAQAALVDPVKTIEGRQLTCKLAIDGKKGKQGSGADGIQAPVGGPGNAHGDGMGLAPPSSMPGSIGGQYGGPAGIGSYGGFSGGLQGPPMGHHPLNSSIGGPGLSSVGNQAPSSLGGAGGYGSGLGGPYGGYGGPGSAGFGGLGSGGAGGGLAGSAAGGLGGAGGGAGGGGGSSLYRLPPSSGGIPSSGYPDTGHYNMSSSSAYQGQHHQPAGTSPVPRVPPGGMYPPPYY encoded by the coding sequence ATGGATTTGACTAAGAAGCGCAAGATGGAAGAGAACGGCGCCGGCGATGCCGACCCGTCGGTCCTGAAACTAACCCCCGAAGACGCCCGGAAAATCATCGAGCGGTTCACGCCGGACCAGCTCATCGAGATTCTTCAAGAAGCCGTGGCTCACCACGCCGACGTTCTCGAAGCCGTACGTTCAGTCGCCGATCCCGATACCTCTCAGCGCAAGCTCTTCATTAGGGGTCTTGGTTGGGACACAACCACGGAAGGGCTTCGTGCACTCTTCTCGGCATACGGAGAGCTCGAAGAGGCCGTCGTGATTCTTGACAAGACCACCGGGAAGAGCAAAGGCTACGGGTTCGTCACTTTTAGGCACGTCGATGGTGCTCTTCTCGCGCTCAAGGAGCCGAGCAAGAAGATCGACGGTCGGATGACGGTGACTCAGTTAGCCGCCGCGGGGAATTCCGGCGCGAATACCAACTCTAATGCCGCCGTCGACGTGTCGCTCCGGAAAATTTACGTGGCCAATGTGCCGTACGACATGCCGGCCGATAAGTTGCTTGCCCATTTTTCCTTGTACGGTGAGATTGAGGAGGGACCATTGGGCTTTGATAAACAGACGGGGAAGTGTAGGGGTTATGCGTTGTTTGTTTACAAGACACCGGAGGGTGCTCAGGCTGCGCTTGTGGATCCTGTGAAGACGATCGAGGGTCGTCAGCTCACCTGTAAATTGGCCATTGACGGGAAGAAAGGAAAGCAGGGTAGCGGTGCTGATGGAATTCAGGCACCTGTGGGAGGTCCCGGTAACGCTCATGGAGATGGGATGGGTTTGGCTCCGCCGTCTTCTATGCCGGGTTCAATTGGGGGTCAATATGGTGGGCCTGCTGGAATTGGGTCTTATGGTGGGTTTTCAGGTGGTCTTCAAGGTCCGCCAATGGGCCATCACCCTTTAAACTCTTCTATTGGTGGACCGGGGTTGTCTTCAGTTGGTAATCAGGCACCGTCGTCTTTGGGTGGCGCTGGTGGTTATGGTTCCGGTTTGGGTGGTCCTTATGGTGGTTATGGAGGACCTGGGTCTGCGGGATTTGGTGGTTTAGGTAGTGGTGGAGCTGGTGGTGGACTGGCTGGATCAGCTGCTGGAGGGTTGGGTGGCGCAGGAGGTGGTGCCGGAGGTGGTGGTGGATCGTCCTTGTATAGATTGCCTCCTAGTTCAGGTGGAATTCCGTCTTCAGGGTATCCAGATACTGGTCACTATAACATGTCTTCATCATCTGCATATCAAGGTCAGCACCACCAGCCAGCAGGAACATCACCAGTCCCAAGGGTCCCACCTGGGGGTATGTACCCGCCGCCATATTACTGA
- the LOC107432522 gene encoding uncharacterized protein LOC107432522 isoform X1 has protein sequence MPNFHLRLSSQQHPLSRIPNILVWPLFGYVVQCTHFPLNKIKWNYNLSVLRNWSPPPAFAGSVPGLNSLGALHFSIDMGVSDIGMCCQSIISTDSCEKKIFRKQVQEINFSDFSKTLSKDDKERQRREKIGLANKGRLPWNKGRKHSAETRERIKQRTIEALQNPKVRKKMSERPRSHSGQVKAKIGTALRRIWRKRLKCKQLKEKIFLSWAESIAEAAKTGGSEQEMLDWDSYETLKQDLVQQQLWLATEKAKAKEMAKLIKAEKQAQARAEKAEKLAHKRKKDAEKAKENRKSNGNKEELKLKQRLTKICRKISTNVQFSSPGTVISYIPSGDKLDLELIKRERLRREVSLADQIRAAKNRKAEFAAMEAPTPSSYAHQFSDTPRE, from the exons ATGCCAAACTTTCACCT GAGATTGTCATCTCAACAGCATCCTCTCAGTCGTATTCCAAACATCCTTGTGTGGCCGCTTTTTGGTTACGTGGTGCAATGCACACACTTTCCGTTGAACAAAATTAAGTGGAATTATAATCTATCTGTGCTGAGGAACTGGTCTCCTCCACCTGCCTTTGCTGGTTCTGTCCCTGGACTTAATTCTTTAGGAGCCTTGCACTTCAGCATTGATATGGGGGTTTCTGATATTGGCATGTGCTGTCAGTCAATAATCAGCACAGATTcatgtgaaaagaaaattttcaggaAGCAAgttcaagaaattaattttagtgACTTTTCAAAAACTTTGAGTAAAGATGATAAGGAGAGGCAAAGACGAGAAAAGATAGGACTAGCTAACAAAGGGAGACTTCCATGGAACAAAGGCAGAAAACATAGTGCAG AAACTCGTGAGCGAATCAAGCAAAGAACAATAGAAGCTTTACAAAACCCCAAG GTTAGGAAGAAGATGTCGGAACGTCCCCGCAGTCATAG TGGCCAGGTCAAGGCAAAAATAGGCACTGCCCTTAGACGTATTTGGCGAAAGCGCTTGAAATGCAAACAGTTAAAGGAGAAAATCTTTCTGTCATGGGCAGAAAGCATTGCAGAAGCAGCTAAAACAGGAGGAAGTGAACAAGAAATGCTAGATTGGGATAGCTATGAAACATTAAAACAAGATTTAGTTCAACAACAGCTATGGTTGGCCACAGAAAAGgccaaggcaaaggagatggcaaaactaataaaagcAGAGAAACAGGCACAAGCAAGAGCAGAAAAGGCAGAGAAGCTTGCTCACAAGCGGAAAAAGGATGCTGAGAAGGCAAAAGAAAACCGCAAATCAAATGGAAACAAAGAAGAGTTGAAACTTAAGCAGAGATTAACAAAG ATTTGCCGAAAGATTTCAACAAATGTTCAATTCAGCAGTCCGGGCACTGTCATTTCCTATATTCCATCCGGGGATAAATTGGATCTAGAGCTCATAAAGAGAGAAAGATTGCGAAGAGAAGTTTCACTTGCAGATCAGATAAGAGCTgcaaaaaacagaaaagcagAATTTGCGGCTATGGAAGCACCAACACCGTCATCCTATGCTCACCAATTCAGTGACACACCAAGGGAGTAA
- the LOC107432522 gene encoding uncharacterized protein LOC107432522 isoform X2, translating into MGVSDIGMCCQSIISTDSCEKKIFRKQVQEINFSDFSKTLSKDDKERQRREKIGLANKGRLPWNKGRKHSAETRERIKQRTIEALQNPKVRKKMSERPRSHSGQVKAKIGTALRRIWRKRLKCKQLKEKIFLSWAESIAEAAKTGGSEQEMLDWDSYETLKQDLVQQQLWLATEKAKAKEMAKLIKAEKQAQARAEKAEKLAHKRKKDAEKAKENRKSNGNKEELKLKQRLTKICRKISTNVQFSSPGTVISYIPSGDKLDLELIKRERLRREVSLADQIRAAKNRKAEFAAMEAPTPSSYAHQFSDTPRE; encoded by the exons ATGGGGGTTTCTGATATTGGCATGTGCTGTCAGTCAATAATCAGCACAGATTcatgtgaaaagaaaattttcaggaAGCAAgttcaagaaattaattttagtgACTTTTCAAAAACTTTGAGTAAAGATGATAAGGAGAGGCAAAGACGAGAAAAGATAGGACTAGCTAACAAAGGGAGACTTCCATGGAACAAAGGCAGAAAACATAGTGCAG AAACTCGTGAGCGAATCAAGCAAAGAACAATAGAAGCTTTACAAAACCCCAAG GTTAGGAAGAAGATGTCGGAACGTCCCCGCAGTCATAG TGGCCAGGTCAAGGCAAAAATAGGCACTGCCCTTAGACGTATTTGGCGAAAGCGCTTGAAATGCAAACAGTTAAAGGAGAAAATCTTTCTGTCATGGGCAGAAAGCATTGCAGAAGCAGCTAAAACAGGAGGAAGTGAACAAGAAATGCTAGATTGGGATAGCTATGAAACATTAAAACAAGATTTAGTTCAACAACAGCTATGGTTGGCCACAGAAAAGgccaaggcaaaggagatggcaaaactaataaaagcAGAGAAACAGGCACAAGCAAGAGCAGAAAAGGCAGAGAAGCTTGCTCACAAGCGGAAAAAGGATGCTGAGAAGGCAAAAGAAAACCGCAAATCAAATGGAAACAAAGAAGAGTTGAAACTTAAGCAGAGATTAACAAAG ATTTGCCGAAAGATTTCAACAAATGTTCAATTCAGCAGTCCGGGCACTGTCATTTCCTATATTCCATCCGGGGATAAATTGGATCTAGAGCTCATAAAGAGAGAAAGATTGCGAAGAGAAGTTTCACTTGCAGATCAGATAAGAGCTgcaaaaaacagaaaagcagAATTTGCGGCTATGGAAGCACCAACACCGTCATCCTATGCTCACCAATTCAGTGACACACCAAGGGAGTAA
- the LOC107432564 gene encoding multiple organellar RNA editing factor 8, chloroplastic/mitochondrial, translating into MATQLVHRSLPRTLNLASFLSRYLSTSASLSSTAPSRSSLSLIHRLRPLVGAISVAGGRVSPALTFRCFATNATSSSLRDPNPNWSNRPPKETILLDGCDFEHWLVVMEPPEGEPTRDEIIDSYIKTLAMVIGSEEEARMKIYSVSTRCYYAFGALVSEELSYKIKELPKVRWVLPDSYLDVKNKDYGGEPFINGQAVPYDPKYHEEWIRNNARANERNRRNDRPRNFDRSRNFERRRENMQNRDFQRGPPPMPNQAMQNAPTNTTGMPPGGGPSPPNMAPQSNMGGVPPPHMSPPNMSQSNNYGGVPPSNSYGGVPPSNYSAGPPNSNYSGGPPNSNYGGGLQGNNYGGAPPQGNNYGGAPQGNNYGGAPPQGNNYGGAPRGNNYGGAPQGNSYGGAPQGNSYGGAPQGNNYGAPQGNYYGGAQQGNGGEPQGNMGGGPPNSMGGVPGGTYRN; encoded by the exons ATGGCGACCCAACTCGTCCATCGTTCTCTGCCCAGAACGCTAAACCTAGCCTCCTTCCTTTCTCGCTACCTCTCGACCTCTGCTTCTCTCTCATCCACCGCTCCTTCTCGCTCTTCCCTCTCTCTCATCCACCGCCTCCGTCCACTCGTCGGAGCTATCTCCGTTGCCGGAGGACGTGTTTCTCCGGCCTTGACATTTCGCTGCTTCGCGACCAACGCGACCTCGTCTTCTCTCAGAGATCCTAACCCTAACTGGTCTAATCGGCCGCCCAAGGAGACGATACTGCTCGATGGGTGTGACTTCGAGCACTGGCTTGTCGTTATGGAACCGCCGGAGGGAGAGCCTACTAGGGATGAGATCATCGACAGCTATATCAAAACCCTAGCAATGGTGATCGGAAG TGAAGAAGAAGCGAGGATGAAGATTTACTCAGTTTCAACCAGATGTTATTATGCATTTGGTGCCCTTGTGTCTGAGGAGCTTTCTTACAAAATTAAAG AATTGCCCAAAGTAAGGTGGGTTCTTCCTGATTCTTACTTGGATGTCAAGAACAAAGATTATGGAG GGGAGCCTTTTATTAATGGCCAAGCAGTGCCATACGATCCCAAGTACCACGAGGAGTGGATAAGGAACAATGCTAGAGCAAATGAGAGGAATAGGCGCAATGACAGGCCTCGCAATTTTGATAGATCTCGTAACTTTGAGAGGAGGAGGGAAAATATGCAGAATCGTGATTTTCAGAGGGGTCCTCCTCCTATGCCTAACCAGGCGATGCAGAATGCTCCAACCAATACTACTGGAATGCCTCCCGGCGGTGGTCCAAGTCCACCCAACATGGCTCCTCAGTCCAACATGGGTGGAGTTCCTCCTCCTCACATGAGTCCTCCTAACATGAGTCAAAGCAACAACTATGGAGGGGTACCTCCAAGCAACAGCTATGGCGGGGTGCCTCCGAGCAACTACAGTGCGGGGCCACCAAATAGCAACTACAGCGGGGGCCCACCGAACAGTAACTACGGTGGGGGTCTGCAGGGCAACAATTATGGTGGAGCGCCACCACAGGGCAACAATTATGGTGGGGCGCCACAGGGCAACAATTATGGTGGAGCGCCACCACAGGGCAACAATTATGGTGGAGCGCCACGTGGCAACAACTATGGTGGAGCGCCACAGGGCAACAGCTATGGTGGAGCGCCACAGGGCAACAGCTATGGTGGAGCGCCACAGGGCAACAACTATGGAGCGCCGCAGGGCAACTACTATGGTGGAGCACAGCAGGGCAATGGTGGAGAGCCGCAGGGCAACATGGGAGGAGGACCACCAAACAGCATGGGAGGTGTGCCTGGAGGAACTTACAGAAATtga